TCGGCGACGAGCATTCCCTCGGGCCAATCCGGCCAGTCGCGGGTGCGGTCGGGGAGTAGCCACAGGACGCCGTCTCGGTCGTGGTCGGCTGGTCCGCCGCAGACCTGGCACAGCAGTTTGCGCATGGCGCGGCGTTGCCGGTGGACGTGGATCCGGGCGAACCGGGGTTTGCCCCGTCCGGGGTTGATGGTCGCGTGGTCCCAGACCACGAGCTGTGGATCGCTAACCGTCTCTTCGCTCCACATGGCGATGCAGGGGACGACAGGATTCGCTGTGCGGGCGATCTTGGCGGGTTTTGCAATCATGTGTCGACAGCTTTTCTTTTCGCTTGTCGCATCGGGTGCTTATGCCATTGCGTCGAGCCCGGTTGACTTGGTCTCCGTTCCTGCCGGTTGCGCCTGGTAGCCCGGTTGACTGGCGCGTTTGGCGTTGTCTGGTTCACGAAACCAGGTGTCTGGTATGAGGTGCGCTACAGTCTGGTATGGACGCGAAAGAGAGGAACGAGCTGTGTCGCAAGTTCCCGAGGTGGACGGCCTGCGGCTGAGGGCTGCCAGGGAGTACGCCGGGTTCTCCCTCACTCGGATGGCGCAGGCGACCAATTACTCCAAGTCGTACCTGGGCTTGGTGGAGACCGGCGTCAACCCGGTCACTCTCGAAGTGGTGGCGGCGTACGAGCGAGCATTGGGGATCGGTATGTATCGACCGGACATCAATCACCCGCGACTGAAGAAGATCGAAGGCCCCGAGCACCTGCAGAGAATTCGGGAGGCGGTGGAAGCCGGGGATCCCGACATCTTCGCCCAGGGGCCGACGTCCAGTTCGATCGACGCGGCCGTGGCCCCGGTCGTGGGGCCGGGGGCCATCGGGAACTTCCGCCGGTGGGCCGTCAGCGGGAAGACCTCGACGTTGCGGGCCAACGCGGTGAGCATCCTGGGCTTCCTGCCGGGGCGGGAGAACGCCGACATCGTCGTCCGGGTGCTGGAAACCGACGCCACCGTGCGACGGCTGTGCCTGGCTTCCGAGGTGTCCCGGCTGACCCAGTGCGGTTGGGACGTCGCCCTCGCGGTCGCGGACGACCCGACCACCGCGCCGGAGCCCAGGAGGCTCGCCGCCAAGCTCGCCAAGGAAGCGGTTGACCCGAAGGACACCGAGTCACGCTGGTGCGCGGGCTACCTGCTGCAACGCCTGGCGCCGGTCCTCGGTTCGGGGAGTTGACCAGCGGTGGCCACCCTCAGCGTTGACGAACTGGTCGGCCGAGACGAGTGGGACCGGGTCGTCGACACCCAGCGGCGGCCCTTCGTGGTCTACAAGTTCGCCGCCACCCTCGACGGGCGGATCGCGGCCGAGGACGGCACCAGCCAGTGGATCACCAGTGCGGAGAGCCGCGCCGAGGTGCACCTGCTGCGCGCGGGCTGTGACGCGACCGTCGTCGGCTCCGGCACGCAGCGGGCCGACAACCCCAACCTCGCCGTGCGCGGCAGCGACGACCCGCGGTTGGACATGTCGATTGTTGACAATCCCGAGCGGCAGCCGTTGCGGGTGGTGATCGACAGCAACGCCAGGACGCCTCGGGACGCGAACGTCTGCAACGACGCCGCGCCGACGCTGGTCGTGGTGGCCGAGGACGCCGACGCCTCGCACCTGGACGGGGTGGTGGAGGTGCTGCGGGTCAAGCGCGCCGATCGCGGACTCGACCTGGGGGAGGTCCTGGCCGGCCTCCTGGGGCGCGGGGTGCGGGCGGTGTTCCTCGAAGGCGGGCCGACCCTGGCCGGCAGCTTCATCGCCCGGGGCATGGTCGACCGGGTGGTGAACTACGTCGCCCCCGCCCTGCTCGGCTCGGGCAAGAGCGGTCTGGGGGACGCGGGCATCCGCAGCATGTCCGGCATCCTGCGCCTGGAGCTGGTCGACGTCGCCCGGTCGGGGACCGACGTGCGGTTGGTGTCGCGGCCGGTGCGGTAGGCCCCCGGACACCTTGTGAGACGCAGAAGTCTCGAAATGGCGAGGTCGAGGAGATGCTCACACCAGCACGACCGACGTGGAATAAAACCGGGAGAACGCCGCATGTCGAGGGACGACGCCGCCCTTGAAGGGGTCCGGTGGCGCACGAGCAGCCACGGCGACGGCGGACGGGACGCCGAGGGCCTGGAGATCGGTGCCCCGGCCGACCCCGGATCCGACGACAGGCGGTTCGCCCGGGACGCGAAGGACCGCGCCGGCGGCCACCTGACCTTCCCGGCACGCTCGTTCGCGGCCTTCGTCAAGTCCCAGCGGGGTTCCGACCGGTGGCAACGGGGCACCTCCCGCGCGGAGAGGTGCCCCGTTGCCGGCCCCCGACTCAGGGGGTGACGGTCAGCCGCGGGTCGGTTTCGACGGAGTCGCCCAGCACCTCGTCGATCTTCTCCAGCAGCTCGGCCTCCAGCTTCACGCCGGCCGCCTTGACGTTCTCGTGCACCTGCTCCGGCCGGGACGCGCCGATGATCGCGGACGCCACGTTCGGGTTCTGGAGCACCCACGCCACGGCGAGCTGGGCCAGCGAGAGACCCGCCTCCTCGGCCAGCGGCTTGAGCTTCTGCACCTTCTCCAGGACGTCGTCCTTCAGGAAGCGGGAGATGAACTTCGAGCCGTTCGCGTCGGTGGCCCGCGAGCCCTCCGGCACCGGTTGGCCGGGCAGGTACTTGCCGGTCAGCACGCCCTGGGCGATCGGCGACCACACGATCTGGCTGATGCCCTCGCGCTCCGAGGTCGGCACGACCTGCGGCTCGATGACGCGCCACAGCATCGAGTACTGCGGCTGGTTGGAGATGAACGGCACGTTCAGCTCACGGGCCAGCGCCGCGCCGCGCGCGATCTGCTCGGCGTTCCACTCCGAGACGCCGATGTAGAGCACCTTGCCCTGCCGCACCAGGTCGGCGAAGGCGAGCATGGTCTCCTCCAGCGGCACGGTCCGGTCGAACCGGTGGGCCTGGTAGAGGTCGACGTAGTCGGTCTGGAGGCGCTTGAGCGAGCCGTTGATGGACTCGACGATGTGCTTGCGGCCGAGGCCCTTGTCGTTGGGGCCACCGGGGCCGGTCGGCCAGAAGACCTTGGTGAAGATCTCCAGCGACTCGCGGCGCTGCCCCTTCAGGGCGCGGCCCAGCACCTCCTCGGCCTTCGTGTTGGCGTACACGTCGGCGGTGTCGAAGGTGGTGATGCCCGCGTCGAGCGCCGCGTGGACGCAGGCCGTGGCCTGCTCCTCCTCGACCTGGGAACCGTGGGTGAGCCAGTTGCCGTACGAGATCTCGCTGATGTTCAGGCCACTGCGGCCGAGGCGTCGGAACTCCATGCGGCCGAGTCTAATGAGGACTCGTTCGGCAAGCTAATGAACTGTCGGGACGCCCGGGAGGTGGAACGGACCGGCGGCTGACGGGGGACCGGCTCCTGCGACGAACCTCCCGCACGCCACCGCCCCGCGGAGGCGTGCACCTCGCTCCACCGCTGCCGACACCCGGCCCCGACCCGCAGAAGTGCGCCGACCCGTACGTCTGATCGGGTTGCCGGCGGCGTCTTCACCACCACGCGCCGGACGGCCTCCCTAGCGTGGTGCCCGGCCTCGTGAAGGAGGGCACCATGGGCGTCGGACCCACCGACCCGCACGTGCACAACCACGTCAGCGGCCCGGTGCACGGGAACGTGGTCCAGGCGCACACGGTGAACACCCACCCGCCGATCCCCGTCCTGGAGAGCAGCGCCCCCGGTGTGGTGCTGGTGCTGCTCGGCGCGGCGCTGGTGCTGACCTCGTTCGGGGGCTGGGCGTCGATCGTCTTCCGCGCCGTCGCCAGTGGCGGGGCCACCCGCTTCGGCCCGGTCCTGCCGTCCGGGGTGCCGCTGCCCGCCTTCTACTTCATCACGGTCGTCGGCGGCGGCGTCGTGTTCCTGATCGGCGGCTCCATCGCGACCAGGGACCCCGCGCGGCGGCGGTGGGTCGTGGTGCGGCACACCCTGGTGGCGGCGGCGGTGATCGCCGGGCTCGTCGTCGCGGTCGACCACCTGCGCGGCGAGGCGCCGTACGCGGACCTGCTGCCGCACTTCGCCGACTGCGGGGCGTCCACCGGGACCGGCGCGCCGGTGCCCACCAGGCCCTCCAGGGAGGCGCCCACGCTCCGGGAGTGGGTGTGCGCGACCCCGGTGCCCTAGACCCGGTCGCCCGCGCTCACCCGCGGCTTGGGCACGCGCAGCCGGCGGAGCTGGCTCGCCCGGATGAACGAGTACCAGCCGATGGACAGGCCGCGCGTCGTGTCGTTCGGGAACTTCAGCCGCACGCGGCGGGTGACCAGCCGGCCGAGCACGAAGCCCTCCACGATCATCGCCAGCAGCATGAACGTGGTCAGCAGCGTGGCCCACTGCTGGATCCGGGGCGACGGCACCAGCAGCGCGACGAACACCAGGATCGCCAGCGGCATGAACAGGCCCATCAGGTTGCGGCGCGAGTCGACCACGTCCCGGATGTAAGCCTTCACCGGACCCCGGTCGCGCGGCAGCAGGTACTTGTCGTCACCGGCCATCATGCGCTCGCGGCGCACGGCCGCCGCGGCGCGGCGCTCCTCCTTGGAGACCTTGCTCCCGCGCGCCCGCTTGAACGCCTCGCGCTGGGTGCGCGGCGGGGGCGGCACCGGGCCGCGCCGCTTGCCCTCCGCCTCGCGGCGCTTCGGCGTCGGCCGACCCTTGCCGGGGGTGCGCCCGGTGTCCGCCGGTGTCACCTCCGGGGCGCTCTGCTCCGGGGTGGCGGTCTCGGCGGCTTCGTCGGCGTTGCGGCGCAGGAACCTCACCTCACCAGAGTAGGAGATGCCCCGATAAGTACTGTTCGCGAGGTGCGAGTTGTCATTGCGCCGGACTGCTTCGGCGGAACGCTCACCGCCCGCGAGGTCGCCGGGGCCGTGGCCGCGGGCTGGCACCGCGCCGCGCCCGACGACGAGCTGCGGCTGCGCCCGCTGGCCGACGGCGGCCCGGGCTTCGTGGACGTGCTGCACACCGTGCTGGGCGGCGCGCTGCGCACCACGACCGTCACCGGACCCCTGGGCACGCCCGTCGAGGCCACCTGGCTGGAGCACGACGGCACCGCTTACCTCGAATCCGCCCAGGCATGCGGCCTGCACCTGATCCCGGCCGACCGGCGCCCGGCGACCGCCGAGACCGCCACCACCGCGGGCGTCGGCGAGCTGCTGAACGCCGCGCGCGGCGCGAGCACCATCGTGGTCGGCCTCGGCGGCTCCGGCACCACGGACGGCGGCGAGGGGATGCGCCGGACCGCGGACCCCGTCACCGCCCGGCTCGTGGCCGCCTCGGACGTGGAGAACCCGCTGCTGGGCCCGCACGGCGCCGCCCGCGCGTTCGGCCCGCAGAAGGGCGCCTCGCCCGAGGCGGTGGAGCGCCTGGAGGCCCGGCTCGCGGCCATGGCCGAGCTGGCGGGCGTGCGCGACCTGCCCGGCGCGGGCGCCGCGGGTGGCCTCGGCGCCGGCCTGATGGCCCTGGGCGCGACCGTGGTGTCCGGCGCGGGCCTGGTCCGCGAGCTGACCGGGCTGGACGCGGCGCTCGACCACGCCGACCTCGTCGTCACGGGGGAGGGCAGCTTCGACTGGCAGTCGCTGCGCGGCAAGCTGGTGACCGCCGTGGCCAGGGGCGCGGCCGAGCGGGGCGTGCCGTGCCTGGTGCTGGCCGGGCAGGTCACCGTCGGCAGGCGGGAGGCCGCGGCGGTCGGCGTCCAGGACTCCTACGCGGTGGCCGAGCACGCCGGCTCGGTGGAGCGGAGCCTCGCCGACCCGGCCGGCACCCTCGCCGACCTGGCCGCCCACGTGGCGAGGCAGTGGTCACACCCCCGCCCGTCCTAGCTGTGCCACCATGGTGGGTGGAACAAAGCGGGTGTTGCCCGTGTTCACCGGGTAGAGATGCCCGCAAAGGACCTCTGAGGGAGAGCCATGACGACCGCTCAGGACTCAGCCACCACTCCTGCTGACGCCCCGCCCACCCACGGCGTGACGCTCACCGACGCGGCGGCCACCAAGGCCAAGGCGCTGCTCGACCAGGAGGGGCGCGACGACATGCACCTGCGCATCGCCGTCCAGCCCGGTGGCTGTGCGGGGCTGCGCTACCAGCTGTTCTTCGACGAGCGCACGCTGGACGGCGACGCCCTGCGCGACTTCGGCGGCCTGAAGGTGGCTGTCGACCGCATGAGCGCCCCCTACGTCGAGGGCGCGGTGATCGACTTCGTGGACACCATCGAGAAGCAGGGTTTCACCATCGACAACCCGAACGCGGGCGGCTCCTGCGCCTGCGGCGACTCGTTCCACTGATCGGGCGTTGAGTTCACCGCTGAAGGGCCCCGCCGAGGTGGGGCCCTTCAGCGCTTGGGGGCCTGACTTCGGGGGGTGCTCGTGCCCGGTCCCGTCGGCGGCGGGTTCGTCGCGCACCTGCGCGACCGGATCGGCGCGCTGGTGCACCTCGACCAGCGGCACGGCGGGCTCGTCGCGGCCCCGGTGGCCCTGCGGGCGTACCGGGAGGCCCGGGACCGCCTCCGGGCCGGTGGGGTGCGGCGCGGCCACGGGCGCGACGCGTGCTCGGCGCTGGCCGAGCTGGGCGAGGTCGCGGGCTGGAGCCTGAGCGACGCCGCCGCCCCGCGCCTGGCCGAGCGGGTCAACCGCGAGGCACTGGGGTACGCGCGCCTGGCCGGTGACCGGGGCGTGGAGCTGTTCCTCCGGCAGAACACCGCCATGCTGGCCGAGTGGACCGGCAGGCCGCGCGAGTCGGCCGACCTCGTCGGCGCGGTCCTGGAGACCCGGCTGTCACCCCGCCTGGAGGCCCTGTTCCGGCTGCGCCTGGCCCACGCGTCGGCCCAGCTCGGCCTCGACGGGCAGGCACGCCGGCAGCTCGCGCGGGCCCGCGGCCTGTACGAGGACGGCGTGCGCGACGACGACCCGCCCTGGTCGTGGTGGATCAACGAGGCCCAGCTCAACTGGTTCGAGGGTGCCGTCCACCTGCGGCTGGGCCGCGCGGCGTCGGTCGAGGCGTTCGAGCGGGCGGCCGAGGCGGTCTCGGAGCCGCGCATGGACCGCAACTGCCGGCTGTGGGCGCTCTACGCCCACGCGGTGAACCGCTCCTGGGGTGACGTCGACCGGCTCGCCCGGGACCTGCTCCCGGCGGGGGGCATCCGCTCCGGCCTCGCCCGCGCCCGCCTGGACGCCGCGCTCGGCGCCCTCGACCGGGGGAGGGCGCCGGGCACGGTCCGCGAACTGGTCTCGGCCCTGCGAGCCCGGGCGCAGTGACCTGGCCTCGCGGCTCTGACCTGGGCGTTCCCGCTCCCGCGGGCTCAGACGTAGGCGTCGAGGTCCGCGACCTGCGCGTAGTGGGCGTCGTCGACCTCCCAGGGGGCCGCGGCGCCCGGCTCCGGGAGGGCCTGCCGCGCGGGGCGCAGCTCCTCCGGCAGCGCGGTGCAGTCGTCGATCAGCTGGGCCAGCGTGTCCGCCTCTGGGGTGCTCACCTCCG
This portion of the Saccharothrix syringae genome encodes:
- a CDS encoding HesB/IscA family protein, yielding MTTAQDSATTPADAPPTHGVTLTDAAATKAKALLDQEGRDDMHLRIAVQPGGCAGLRYQLFFDERTLDGDALRDFGGLKVAVDRMSAPYVEGAVIDFVDTIEKQGFTIDNPNAGGSCACGDSFH
- a CDS encoding glycerate kinase family protein; this translates as MRVVIAPDCFGGTLTAREVAGAVAAGWHRAAPDDELRLRPLADGGPGFVDVLHTVLGGALRTTTVTGPLGTPVEATWLEHDGTAYLESAQACGLHLIPADRRPATAETATTAGVGELLNAARGASTIVVGLGGSGTTDGGEGMRRTADPVTARLVAASDVENPLLGPHGAARAFGPQKGASPEAVERLEARLAAMAELAGVRDLPGAGAAGGLGAGLMALGATVVSGAGLVRELTGLDAALDHADLVVTGEGSFDWQSLRGKLVTAVARGAAERGVPCLVLAGQVTVGRREAAAVGVQDSYAVAEHAGSVERSLADPAGTLADLAAHVARQWSHPRPS
- a CDS encoding RibD family protein translates to MATLSVDELVGRDEWDRVVDTQRRPFVVYKFAATLDGRIAAEDGTSQWITSAESRAEVHLLRAGCDATVVGSGTQRADNPNLAVRGSDDPRLDMSIVDNPERQPLRVVIDSNARTPRDANVCNDAAPTLVVVAEDADASHLDGVVEVLRVKRADRGLDLGEVLAGLLGRGVRAVFLEGGPTLAGSFIARGMVDRVVNYVAPALLGSGKSGLGDAGIRSMSGILRLELVDVARSGTDVRLVSRPVR
- a CDS encoding helix-turn-helix domain-containing protein; its protein translation is MDGLRLRAAREYAGFSLTRMAQATNYSKSYLGLVETGVNPVTLEVVAAYERALGIGMYRPDINHPRLKKIEGPEHLQRIREAVEAGDPDIFAQGPTSSSIDAAVAPVVGPGAIGNFRRWAVSGKTSTLRANAVSILGFLPGRENADIVVRVLETDATVRRLCLASEVSRLTQCGWDVALAVADDPTTAPEPRRLAAKLAKEAVDPKDTESRWCAGYLLQRLAPVLGSGS
- a CDS encoding DUF397 domain-containing protein, with the translated sequence MSRDDAALEGVRWRTSSHGDGGRDAEGLEIGAPADPGSDDRRFARDAKDRAGGHLTFPARSFAAFVKSQRGSDRWQRGTSRAERCPVAGPRLRG
- a CDS encoding DUF3043 domain-containing protein is translated as MRFLRRNADEAAETATPEQSAPEVTPADTGRTPGKGRPTPKRREAEGKRRGPVPPPPRTQREAFKRARGSKVSKEERRAAAAVRRERMMAGDDKYLLPRDRGPVKAYIRDVVDSRRNLMGLFMPLAILVFVALLVPSPRIQQWATLLTTFMLLAMIVEGFVLGRLVTRRVRLKFPNDTTRGLSIGWYSFIRASQLRRLRVPKPRVSAGDRV
- a CDS encoding aldo/keto reductase family protein, translated to MEFRRLGRSGLNISEISYGNWLTHGSQVEEEQATACVHAALDAGITTFDTADVYANTKAEEVLGRALKGQRRESLEIFTKVFWPTGPGGPNDKGLGRKHIVESINGSLKRLQTDYVDLYQAHRFDRTVPLEETMLAFADLVRQGKVLYIGVSEWNAEQIARGAALARELNVPFISNQPQYSMLWRVIEPQVVPTSEREGISQIVWSPIAQGVLTGKYLPGQPVPEGSRATDANGSKFISRFLKDDVLEKVQKLKPLAEEAGLSLAQLAVAWVLQNPNVASAIIGASRPEQVHENVKAAGVKLEAELLEKIDEVLGDSVETDPRLTVTP